A window of Planctomycetota bacterium contains these coding sequences:
- a CDS encoding DUF5719 family protein, with translation MERDSRFEALERRVVLDGHLTNVLYYPEGFTSANVNEYVPITNPNDVAVEFELHARYEWGERDALIARGTIAPRSRDGVTISEITRPDDRLVRTDVPYALVLRSTMPLAATLSHYDFGTAVGESFVATTGPLWSFADGRKDSAGSRDFILVFNPNATVANVTLTVMDSAGGITTRSIVVEAERRAGWSLDDIPGIAPGAFAATVVSDVPIVAAQSHYELESQRGYGLIGTVGGGSLAGVLPTIDFDDSFYEINGDEPSGVRFEGNAFVSIVNPNGAPATVTLTFLLDESGSGDPPPIRRVAIVPAQSRSQISIRDLGVAQDVEIAVVYRSNVPVTVSGSVYQGRDGTGFNAATQAATTWDFGEGFMSRSRAGREVEEDIYVFNPTSQDVSVTVTFFMLDGTTRTISDDISSLEVEDIKIHELAEFITGPENQFFGFRVTSPSPIVASVEHWDGSIGGGFSTFGMPRGTVVDLASVLAI, from the coding sequence ATGGAACGAGATAGCCGGTTCGAGGCGCTCGAGCGCCGCGTGGTGCTGGACGGGCACCTCACGAATGTCCTGTACTACCCCGAAGGCTTCACCAGCGCGAACGTGAACGAGTACGTTCCGATCACCAACCCCAACGACGTTGCCGTCGAGTTCGAACTGCACGCGCGATACGAGTGGGGCGAGCGCGACGCGCTGATCGCCCGCGGGACCATCGCGCCGCGCTCGCGCGACGGCGTCACGATCTCGGAGATCACCCGCCCGGACGACCGCCTCGTGCGGACGGACGTCCCGTACGCCCTGGTGCTCCGGTCCACCATGCCGCTGGCCGCCACCCTCAGCCACTACGACTTCGGCACGGCGGTGGGCGAGTCGTTCGTCGCGACGACGGGCCCTCTCTGGTCGTTCGCCGACGGCCGCAAGGACTCTGCCGGATCGCGCGACTTCATCCTGGTCTTCAACCCGAACGCGACCGTCGCGAACGTCACGCTGACGGTGATGGACTCGGCCGGGGGCATCACGACCCGCTCGATCGTGGTCGAGGCGGAGCGACGCGCGGGGTGGAGCCTGGACGACATCCCGGGGATCGCGCCCGGCGCGTTCGCCGCCACGGTCGTGTCGGACGTGCCCATCGTCGCCGCCCAGTCGCACTACGAACTGGAGTCGCAGCGCGGGTACGGGCTGATCGGCACCGTCGGCGGTGGCTCGCTGGCCGGCGTGCTGCCCACCATCGATTTCGACGACTCGTTCTACGAGATCAACGGGGATGAGCCCAGCGGGGTGCGATTCGAGGGCAACGCGTTCGTCTCGATCGTGAACCCCAACGGGGCGCCCGCGACCGTGACCCTCACGTTCCTGCTCGACGAATCGGGCTCGGGCGATCCGCCCCCGATCCGGCGCGTCGCCATCGTCCCGGCGCAGTCGCGCTCGCAGATCTCCATCCGTGACCTGGGCGTCGCGCAGGACGTGGAGATCGCCGTGGTGTACCGGTCGAACGTGCCCGTGACGGTGTCGGGGTCGGTGTATCAGGGCCGCGATGGGACGGGCTTCAACGCGGCGACGCAGGCCGCGACGACGTGGGACTTCGGCGAGGGGTTCATGAGCCGCTCTCGGGCGGGGCGCGAGGTCGAGGAGGACATCTACGTCTTCAACCCGACGAGCCAGGACGTCTCCGTGACGGTGACGTTCTTCATGCTCGATGGGACCACGCGCACGATCTCCGATGACATCAGTTCCCTCGAGGTCGAGGACATCAAGATCCACGAGCTCGCGGAGTTCATCACCGGGCCGGAGAACCAGTTCTTCGGCTTCCGCGTCACGTCGCCCTCGCCCATCGTGGCGAGCGTCGAGCACTGGGACGGCAGCATCGGCGGCGGGTTCTCAACCTTCGGCATGCCGCGCGGCACGGTGGTGGACCTCGCCTCGGTTCTCGCGATCTAG
- the thiE gene encoding thiamine phosphate synthase, with amino-acid sequence MPLPPRPDLARLLDANLNRAREACRVLEDLSRFVLSREDLASRAKSLRHAVTDASGTLGLDPLARVASRDVPGDVGGPLTLPEESARRGAADLARANAARLEEALRVLEEAGKPASAGPPGPFKALRYQAYDLGRAVSLALGAGARRQWRLCVLLTESVCARPWDAVASEALAGGADCIQLREKTLADAELLRRASRLRAMTRAHGAALVVNDRVDLALLAGADGVHLGQSDLAPDVARRLAGEGLLIGVSTENLDQARAAVAGGADVCGLGPMFPTRTKDKPRLAGPAYAASYLADPGLSAVPHLAIGGITAHNVGTLASAGVRGVAVSAAVCAATDPAGACREIRAAFDAAPAR; translated from the coding sequence GTGCCCCTGCCGCCCCGACCGGACCTCGCCCGCCTGCTCGACGCGAACCTCAACCGCGCCCGCGAGGCGTGCCGCGTGCTCGAGGACCTCTCTCGGTTCGTGCTGTCGCGCGAGGACCTGGCGTCCCGGGCGAAATCGCTGCGACACGCCGTCACCGACGCGTCGGGCACCCTCGGGCTCGACCCGCTCGCCCGCGTCGCGTCCCGCGATGTGCCGGGCGACGTCGGGGGCCCGCTGACGCTCCCCGAAGAATCGGCGCGCCGCGGGGCCGCCGACCTCGCACGCGCGAACGCCGCCCGCCTGGAAGAGGCGCTCCGCGTGCTGGAGGAAGCGGGCAAACCCGCCTCTGCCGGCCCGCCCGGCCCGTTCAAGGCGCTGCGATATCAGGCATACGACCTCGGCCGCGCCGTGTCGCTCGCGCTGGGCGCGGGCGCGCGTCGCCAGTGGCGGCTGTGCGTGCTGCTCACCGAATCGGTGTGCGCACGCCCGTGGGACGCCGTGGCATCGGAGGCGCTCGCGGGCGGGGCCGACTGCATTCAACTGCGCGAGAAAACGCTCGCGGACGCCGAACTGCTCCGCCGCGCGTCACGCCTGCGGGCGATGACCCGCGCGCACGGTGCGGCCCTGGTCGTCAACGACCGGGTCGACCTCGCGCTGCTCGCGGGTGCCGACGGCGTGCACCTGGGCCAGAGCGACCTCGCCCCCGACGTCGCCCGCCGGCTCGCGGGCGAGGGACTGCTCATCGGCGTCTCGACCGAGAACCTCGACCAGGCGCGGGCCGCGGTCGCGGGCGGGGCGGACGTGTGCGGCCTGGGGCCGATGTTCCCGACCCGGACGAAGGACAAGCCCCGGCTCGCCGGCCCGGCCTACGCGGCGTCGTATCTGGCCGACCCCGGGCTGAGCGCAGTCCCTCATTTGGCGATCGGGGGGATCACCGCGCACAACGTCGGGACGCTCGCGTCCGCGGGCGTGCGCGGTGTGGCCGTGAGCGCGGCGGTGTGCGCCGCGACGGACCCGGCGGGCGCCTGCCGCGAGATACGGGCGGCCTTCGACGCTGCGCCGGCGCGCTAG
- a CDS encoding 6-phosphogluconolactonase — protein MSDGPMYELSPIASQRTPRLPGLVVQRPTGDALIDALLADLFIHAGNCVREFGDFHLVIDADPAIEPVLRRLLYDPAYREMPWTRTRVWLASEQRVPPDDPARAWPIVRDMIGAHSGIPDDQIHAIDPDAPEAYDALLREHLGWRPKGHDRPDCALLVLRADAGVGAVRGANSIARGDFCVEHGSTPTSPATVGVNDAILNASRLVAVYVSGEDARRGLSLLERARGTSAALGAMALRPPAGELRWYVDPACCTRVPAEHS, from the coding sequence ATGAGCGACGGGCCGATGTACGAACTGTCCCCGATCGCTTCGCAGCGGACACCCCGCCTGCCGGGGCTGGTGGTGCAGCGCCCGACGGGCGACGCGCTGATCGACGCGCTGCTGGCGGACCTGTTCATCCACGCGGGCAACTGCGTGCGTGAGTTCGGCGATTTCCACCTCGTCATCGACGCCGACCCGGCGATCGAGCCCGTGCTGCGGCGCCTGCTCTACGACCCGGCGTACCGCGAGATGCCCTGGACGCGCACGCGCGTGTGGCTCGCGAGCGAGCAGCGCGTGCCGCCGGACGATCCCGCCCGCGCCTGGCCCATCGTGCGCGACATGATCGGCGCGCACTCGGGCATCCCCGACGACCAGATCCACGCCATCGACCCCGACGCGCCCGAGGCGTACGACGCCCTGCTGCGCGAGCACCTGGGCTGGCGCCCCAAGGGGCACGACCGCCCGGACTGCGCGCTGCTCGTGCTCCGCGCCGACGCGGGCGTCGGGGCGGTGCGGGGCGCCAACAGCATCGCGCGCGGCGATTTCTGCGTCGAGCACGGGTCCACGCCCACCTCGCCCGCGACGGTCGGCGTGAACGACGCGATTCTCAACGCCTCGCGTCTCGTTGCGGTGTATGTTTCCGGAGAAGATGCCCGGCGCGGGCTTTCGCTGCTGGAGCGTGCCCGGGGCACAAGCGCCGCGCTGGGCGCCATGGCGCTGCGCCCGCCCGCGGGCGAGCTGCGCTGGTACGTCGATCCCGCCTGCTGCACGCGTGTGCCCGCGGAGCATTCCTGA
- a CDS encoding RluA family pseudouridine synthase, giving the protein MGLLSVEPNPRITFKVRHEDADLLVVGKPAGVVTTPGLGHERDSLLNGLFARHGPRLQKLGKARDFGLLHRLDRETSGLVLCALTVEAYEALREAFTSRQVEKYYWAVVFQAPKSPKGLIRRAILEYDGKAPGDPRTKKLARISPAGKPALTAYRTLAESMAGALLECRAVTGRLHQVRVHLDSIGCPILGDDFYGPHSARGASRRLALHAHRLVFKHPTSGERIDVRSPWPSDLRALLKRLHLPRPDLLGTDPAGADAGAPSARVERAEEIDGEPVGDEEA; this is encoded by the coding sequence GTGGGTCTGCTGTCCGTCGAGCCCAACCCGAGGATCACCTTCAAGGTGCGCCACGAGGACGCCGACCTCCTCGTCGTCGGCAAGCCCGCGGGCGTCGTCACCACGCCGGGGCTCGGGCACGAGCGCGACTCGCTCCTCAACGGGCTCTTCGCCCGGCACGGCCCGCGCCTGCAGAAGCTCGGCAAGGCCCGCGATTTCGGCCTGCTGCACCGCCTCGACCGCGAGACCAGCGGGCTGGTGCTCTGCGCGCTCACCGTCGAGGCCTACGAGGCGCTCCGCGAGGCGTTCACGAGCCGCCAGGTCGAGAAGTACTACTGGGCCGTGGTCTTCCAGGCCCCCAAGTCTCCCAAGGGGCTGATCCGCCGGGCGATCCTCGAGTACGACGGCAAGGCGCCCGGCGACCCGCGCACGAAGAAGCTCGCCCGCATCTCCCCCGCGGGAAAGCCCGCCCTCACCGCGTACCGCACGCTCGCCGAGTCGATGGCGGGGGCCCTGCTCGAATGCCGCGCCGTCACCGGACGTCTCCACCAGGTCCGCGTCCATCTCGATTCCATCGGGTGCCCGATCCTGGGCGACGATTTCTACGGCCCGCACTCGGCGCGCGGCGCGTCCCGGCGCCTCGCGCTCCACGCGCACCGCCTGGTGTTCAAGCACCCCACCTCGGGCGAGCGCATCGACGTGCGCAGCCCCTGGCCCAGCGACCTGCGCGCGCTGCTGAAGCGCCTGCACCTGCCCCGCCCGGACTTGCTCGGCACCGACCCTGCCGGCGCGGACGCGGGGGCGCCGTCAGCGCGGGTCGAGCGCGCAGAGGAAATCGACGGCGAGCCGGTCGGCGACGAGGAAGCCTGA
- the hemW gene encoding radical SAM family heme chaperone HemW, whose amino-acid sequence MPVSLPQLPPASPGGPSDAGDALGGVAARAIATSLYIHVPFCSHKCHYCDFYSIVDTRGRQEAFTDRLVDELRALAPWAARPLRTVFVGGGTPSMLEPRLWERVLGALHTHYDLGAGRGLATCGDLAAGGGAPCEFTVECNPETVTPDLLRVLVAGGVNRLSMGAQSFHAAHLVTLERRHDPASVPRAIALARDAGVERLSVDLIYAVPGQTRDEWRHDLDAALALGTEHLSCYALTYEPNTAMTARLKRGEFARADEDLEADLFEDTVGVLRAHGLDRYEVSNFARPGAECRHNLAYWRDDQWLAAGPSASAHVAGRRWKNTPRLDDYLDRSRGGFSPIVDFEGPDARRALAERLMTGLRLREGLDASEMLARAGALDAAAPARLEALARKLAGEGLLSSGARWAPTDSGFLVADRLAVDFLCALDPR is encoded by the coding sequence GTGCCCGTCAGCCTTCCCCAACTCCCGCCCGCGTCGCCCGGCGGCCCCTCCGACGCCGGCGACGCGCTGGGCGGCGTCGCGGCGCGGGCCATCGCGACCTCGCTGTACATCCACGTCCCGTTCTGCTCGCACAAGTGCCACTACTGCGACTTCTACAGCATCGTCGACACGCGCGGGCGGCAGGAGGCGTTCACCGATCGCCTCGTGGACGAACTGCGGGCGCTCGCGCCGTGGGCCGCCAGGCCCCTGCGCACCGTGTTCGTCGGGGGCGGAACGCCCAGCATGCTCGAGCCGCGCCTGTGGGAGCGCGTGCTCGGCGCGCTGCACACGCACTATGACCTTGGAGCGGGCAGGGGCCTCGCGACGTGCGGCGACCTCGCGGCGGGGGGCGGCGCGCCGTGCGAGTTCACCGTCGAGTGCAACCCCGAGACCGTCACGCCCGACCTGCTGCGCGTGCTGGTCGCGGGCGGAGTGAACCGGCTGAGCATGGGCGCGCAGTCGTTCCACGCGGCGCACCTGGTGACGCTGGAGCGCCGGCACGACCCGGCGAGCGTGCCGCGCGCGATCGCGCTGGCGCGCGACGCGGGCGTCGAGCGGCTCTCGGTCGACCTCATCTACGCCGTGCCCGGGCAGACGCGGGACGAGTGGCGCCACGATCTCGACGCGGCGCTCGCGCTGGGCACGGAGCATCTCTCGTGCTACGCGCTGACGTACGAGCCCAACACGGCGATGACCGCGCGCCTCAAGCGGGGCGAGTTCGCGCGGGCCGACGAGGACCTGGAGGCCGACCTGTTCGAGGACACCGTGGGCGTGCTGCGCGCGCACGGGCTTGACCGGTACGAGGTGAGCAACTTCGCCCGCCCCGGCGCCGAGTGCCGGCACAACCTGGCGTACTGGCGCGACGACCAGTGGCTGGCGGCCGGGCCGTCGGCCTCGGCGCACGTCGCGGGGCGGCGGTGGAAGAACACGCCCCGCCTGGACGACTACCTGGATCGCTCGCGCGGCGGGTTCTCGCCGATCGTGGACTTTGAAGGGCCCGACGCGCGCCGCGCGCTGGCCGAGCGCCTGATGACGGGCCTGCGCCTGCGCGAGGGGCTCGACGCCTCCGAGATGCTCGCCCGCGCGGGCGCGCTCGACGCGGCGGCGCCCGCGCGTCTGGAGGCGCTGGCGCGGAAGCTCGCGGGCGAGGGGCTGCTTTCCTCCGGCGCGCGGTGGGCGCCGACGGATTCAGGCTTCCTCGTCGCCGACCGGCTCGCCGTCGATTTCCTCTGCGCGCTCGACCCGCGCTGA
- a CDS encoding FHA domain-containing protein, with the protein MDVSLVLVTPQGKQSEIPLRRPVQVIGRQTDCQIRVPSSAVSRHHCEVSVDDGKVSVRDLGSSNGTYVNRRRVTQTDLSPGDLLAVGEMVFVVRVDGRPAAIDSDDVLEDGQVQVPAAASAAAAPRPASKPASRAPARPVDPDDSGADDFDFLGEDDDIKKQPKL; encoded by the coding sequence ATGGATGTGAGCTTGGTGCTCGTGACGCCGCAGGGCAAGCAGTCGGAGATCCCGCTGCGCCGTCCCGTGCAGGTGATCGGGCGTCAGACCGATTGCCAGATCCGCGTGCCGAGCAGCGCGGTGTCGCGGCATCACTGCGAAGTTTCGGTCGACGACGGCAAGGTCTCGGTCCGCGATCTTGGATCGAGCAACGGCACCTACGTGAACCGTCGGCGCGTGACGCAGACCGACCTCTCGCCCGGCGACCTGCTGGCGGTGGGAGAAATGGTGTTCGTCGTGCGTGTGGACGGGCGTCCGGCCGCCATCGATTCCGACGACGTGCTGGAAGACGGGCAGGTCCAGGTCCCGGCGGCGGCGTCGGCCGCGGCGGCCCCGCGACCGGCGAGCAAGCCCGCGTCCCGCGCGCCCGCGCGGCCGGTCGATCCCGACGACAGCGGCGCCGACGACTTCGATTTCCTCGGCGAGGACGACGACATCAAGAAGCAGCCCAAGCTCTGA
- a CDS encoding adenylosuccinate synthase yields MAAPDTRALFSDAPRGTVVVGLQWGDEGKGKLVDLLAKEHDAVVRYNGGANAGHSVVVGGTRYSLHLIPSGILYPGKVAVIGNGVVVDPWKLVEELDGLAARNIDTSNLVVSDRAHAVLAYHKSEDALREDLLKHVGGARVPSGEDRADAPAPVSEIGTTRRGIGPAYADKVQRASAVRLGDLLRPDVLRDRIRVALTLKRPLLEELGPQSGVPDEAELIAACEAIGTRLAPMIRDTTSLLHGMLRQGKRVLFEGANGSLLDVDHGTYPYVTGSTCIASGVGPGTGVPPTHISRVLGVMKAYSTRVGAGPFPTELHDALGERIRVRGREYGTTTGRPRRVGWLDLVAVRYAAMINGATGIALTMLDVLSGIDELRVCVGYTIHGRETNDFPPDSYDLARAVPRYEVLPGFAEDIASCRDAGGLPPNAARYVEFIESFVGVPVEVVSVGPDRAQTMIRTERA; encoded by the coding sequence ATGGCTGCACCTGACACGCGCGCACTCTTCTCGGACGCCCCCCGCGGCACGGTGGTCGTGGGCCTGCAGTGGGGCGACGAGGGCAAGGGCAAGCTCGTCGACCTGCTCGCCAAGGAGCACGACGCCGTCGTCCGCTACAACGGCGGCGCCAACGCCGGGCACTCCGTCGTCGTCGGCGGAACCCGCTACTCCCTGCACCTCATCCCCTCCGGCATCCTCTATCCGGGGAAGGTCGCGGTCATCGGCAATGGCGTCGTCGTCGATCCCTGGAAACTCGTCGAGGAACTCGACGGCCTCGCCGCACGCAACATCGACACCTCGAACCTCGTCGTCTCCGACCGTGCCCACGCCGTCCTCGCCTATCACAAGTCCGAGGACGCCCTCCGCGAGGACCTGCTCAAGCACGTCGGCGGCGCCCGCGTGCCCAGCGGCGAGGACCGCGCGGACGCCCCCGCCCCGGTCTCCGAGATCGGCACCACCCGGCGCGGCATCGGCCCGGCCTACGCCGACAAAGTCCAGCGCGCCAGCGCCGTCCGCCTGGGCGACCTGCTCCGCCCCGACGTGCTCCGCGATCGCATCCGCGTCGCCCTCACCCTGAAACGCCCGCTGCTGGAAGAACTCGGCCCGCAGTCCGGCGTGCCCGACGAGGCCGAACTGATCGCGGCGTGCGAAGCCATCGGCACGCGCCTCGCCCCGATGATCCGCGACACCACCTCGCTCCTGCACGGGATGCTCCGCCAGGGCAAGCGCGTGCTCTTCGAGGGCGCGAACGGGTCGCTGCTCGATGTCGATCACGGGACATACCCGTACGTCACCGGGTCCACGTGCATCGCGTCCGGGGTCGGGCCAGGCACGGGCGTGCCCCCCACGCACATCTCGCGGGTGCTGGGCGTCATGAAGGCGTACTCGACGCGCGTCGGGGCCGGGCCCTTCCCCACCGAGCTGCACGACGCCCTGGGCGAGCGGATCCGCGTGCGGGGGCGCGAGTACGGCACGACGACCGGGCGCCCGCGCCGGGTCGGCTGGCTTGACCTGGTCGCCGTGCGCTACGCCGCGATGATCAACGGCGCCACCGGCATCGCGCTCACGATGCTGGACGTGCTGAGCGGGATCGACGAACTGCGGGTGTGCGTGGGGTACACGATTCACGGGCGCGAGACGAACGATTTTCCGCCCGACTCGTACGACCTGGCGCGGGCCGTCCCGCGGTACGAGGTGCTGCCTGGCTTTGCCGAGGACATCGCCTCGTGCCGCGACGCGGGCGGCCTCCCGCCGAACGCGGCCCGCTACGTGGAGTTCATCGAGTCGTTCGTCGGCGTCCCGGTGGAGGTGGTGAGCGTGGGACCGGATCGCGCGCAGACCATGATCCGAACGGAGCGGGCGTGA
- the uppS gene encoding polyprenyl diphosphate synthase → MPDRAAESPVATGHNGQHAAALARIRQRNPDADPARLLPDVDPARIPRHVAIIMDGNGRWAAARGLPREFGHRAGAKVVREVVEHAGNVGVEVVTLYSFSLENWKRPPGEIEALMHLCRVYLDGEEAELVRRGIRFRVIGRRAGLPSGVVEAIERVERSTSGGTRGTLCLAINYGARAELADAARRLARDVASGAIAPDAVDEGSLASRLYAPDLPDPDLLIRTAGEMRVSNFLLWQISYAELHVTPVLWPDFGPACLDAAIRDFASRSRRFGAISEQAHA, encoded by the coding sequence ATGCCGGATCGCGCCGCCGAATCGCCCGTTGCGACGGGGCACAACGGGCAGCACGCCGCCGCCCTCGCGCGCATCCGCCAGCGCAACCCCGACGCGGACCCGGCCCGCCTGCTCCCCGACGTCGACCCAGCCCGAATCCCGCGCCATGTCGCGATCATCATGGACGGGAACGGGCGCTGGGCCGCGGCCCGCGGGCTGCCCCGCGAGTTCGGGCATCGCGCCGGCGCCAAGGTGGTGCGCGAGGTGGTGGAGCACGCCGGGAACGTGGGCGTGGAGGTCGTGACGCTGTATTCGTTCTCGCTGGAGAACTGGAAGCGTCCGCCCGGCGAGATCGAGGCGCTCATGCACCTCTGCCGCGTGTACCTCGACGGCGAAGAGGCCGAGCTCGTGCGCCGGGGCATCCGATTCCGCGTCATTGGCCGCCGCGCGGGCCTGCCTTCGGGCGTGGTCGAGGCCATCGAGCGGGTGGAGCGGTCGACCTCCGGCGGCACGCGCGGCACGCTCTGCCTGGCGATCAACTACGGCGCCCGCGCCGAACTCGCCGACGCCGCCCGCCGGCTGGCGCGTGACGTCGCTTCGGGCGCGATCGCGCCCGACGCTGTCGACGAAGGTTCGCTGGCGTCGCGCCTGTACGCCCCGGACCTGCCGGACCCGGACCTGCTCATCCGCACCGCCGGCGAGATGCGCGTCAGCAACTTCCTGCTCTGGCAGATCAGTTACGCCGAACTGCACGTCACGCCCGTGCTGTGGCCCGACTTCGGGCCCGCCTGCCTCGACGCCGCCATCCGCGACTTCGCGTCCCGCTCCCGCCGCTTCGGGGCGATCAGCGAGCAGGCGCATGCGTGA
- a CDS encoding phosphatidate cytidylyltransferase, with product MRERLLLGPLLILLLVGGLALDQWLDARPLPSALRVIGSDTVPPGVIVFVVMAILGALAARELAAILAANGVLASRRVTTFAAMCGLLASGLIPGHATGTEAFAGVGTAGVLALITALGFYSRHRSVEGVVAGTGGALLAFVYIGLMLGFLLAIRREHTAWILLWVLMVTKACDIGALFAGKAFGRHKLIPWLSPGKTWEGLVGGVVLAALVAWGGFAVIHAGTGAPVPGVFASLGAGVVLGLVGQAGDLLESLLKRDAGIKDSGRSLPGFGGVLDLIDSPLLAAPVAYWMLHSFQRIATTHGVD from the coding sequence ATGCGTGAGCGGCTGCTGCTGGGCCCGCTGCTGATCCTGCTCCTCGTCGGCGGGCTGGCGCTCGACCAGTGGCTCGACGCGCGCCCGCTGCCGTCGGCGCTCCGCGTCATCGGGTCCGACACCGTTCCCCCGGGGGTCATTGTCTTCGTGGTGATGGCGATCCTCGGCGCGCTGGCGGCCCGCGAACTCGCCGCCATCCTTGCCGCGAACGGCGTGCTCGCCTCGCGCCGCGTCACCACTTTCGCCGCGATGTGCGGGCTTCTTGCCTCCGGGCTCATCCCCGGGCACGCGACCGGAACCGAGGCCTTCGCCGGCGTCGGCACCGCCGGCGTGCTCGCGCTCATCACCGCGCTGGGCTTTTATTCGCGTCATCGCAGCGTCGAGGGTGTCGTCGCCGGCACCGGCGGCGCGCTCCTCGCGTTCGTGTACATCGGGCTCATGCTCGGGTTCCTGCTCGCCATCCGGCGCGAGCACACCGCGTGGATCCTGCTGTGGGTCCTCATGGTCACCAAGGCCTGCGACATCGGCGCGCTCTTCGCCGGCAAGGCCTTCGGCCGCCACAAACTCATCCCCTGGCTCAGCCCCGGCAAGACCTGGGAAGGTCTGGTGGGCGGGGTCGTGCTGGCGGCCCTCGTCGCCTGGGGCGGGTTCGCGGTCATCCACGCCGGCACCGGCGCGCCCGTGCCGGGGGTCTTCGCCAGCCTGGGCGCGGGCGTCGTGCTCGGTCTGGTCGGCCAGGCCGGCGACCTCCTCGAGAGCCTGCTCAAACGCGACGCGGGCATCAAGGACTCCGGGCGATCACTGCCGGGGTTCGGCGGCGTGCTCGACCTCATTGATTCACCGCTGCTCGCCGCGCCCGTCGCCTACTGGATGCTCCACAGCTTCCAGCGAATCGCGACAACGCACGGCGTCGACTGA
- the ruvB gene encoding Holliday junction branch migration DNA helicase RuvB gives MATQRVLSGKQAPEEEPQNWALRPTQLDEYVGQRDLLERLRIAIRAASQRSEPMEHLLLHGPPGLGKTTLAHVLAKEMGAGVVLTSGPALARGTDLVATLTRLQARDILFIDEIHRLPVAVEEFIYPAMEDFRIDVTLDAGLSARTVQVRCKPFTLVGATTRAGMLSSPLRSRFGIVHHLQYYSTDELVEILARSARLLNLAAPERSDLARLASRSRGTPRIANRLLRRVRDFAAVKGDGRLSAAMIDGALALEGIDALGLDGLDRAYLRCIAGTYAGGPVGIEAIAATMNEDAGTLEDTVEPYLLQIGLLARTRQGRSLTPAAGRHLGIAPPAPGPGGLFPGA, from the coding sequence ATGGCGACGCAGCGTGTGCTCTCGGGCAAGCAGGCCCCGGAAGAAGAGCCCCAGAACTGGGCGCTCCGCCCGACGCAGCTCGACGAGTACGTCGGGCAGCGCGATCTGCTGGAGCGCCTGCGCATCGCCATCCGGGCCGCCTCGCAGCGCAGCGAGCCCATGGAGCACCTGCTGCTGCACGGCCCGCCCGGGCTGGGGAAGACGACCCTGGCCCATGTCCTGGCGAAGGAGATGGGCGCGGGCGTCGTGCTGACGAGCGGGCCGGCGCTCGCGCGAGGGACGGACCTGGTCGCGACGCTCACGCGTCTGCAGGCGCGCGACATCCTGTTCATCGACGAGATCCACCGTTTGCCCGTCGCCGTGGAAGAGTTCATCTACCCGGCGATGGAGGACTTCCGCATCGATGTGACGCTCGACGCGGGGCTCTCGGCCCGCACGGTGCAGGTGCGCTGCAAGCCCTTCACGCTCGTGGGCGCCACGACGCGCGCGGGGATGCTGTCGTCGCCCCTGCGGTCGCGCTTCGGCATCGTGCACCACCTGCAGTACTACTCGACCGACGAACTGGTGGAGATCCTCGCGCGGAGCGCGCGACTGCTCAACCTCGCGGCGCCCGAACGGTCGGACCTCGCGCGCCTCGCCTCGCGCTCGCGCGGCACGCCCCGCATCGCCAACCGCCTGCTCCGGCGCGTGCGCGACTTCGCCGCCGTCAAGGGCGACGGGCGGCTGTCGGCCGCGATGATCGATGGCGCGCTCGCGCTGGAGGGGATCGACGCGCTGGGGCTGGACGGGCTGGACCGCGCGTACCTGCGGTGCATCGCGGGGACCTACGCGGGCGGGCCGGTGGGGATCGAGGCGATCGCCGCGACGATGAACGAGGACGCCGGGACACTCGAAGACACCGTGGAGCCCTACCTGCTGCAGATCGGGCTGCTGGCGCGGACGCGCCAGGGGCGCTCGCTGACGCCGGCGGCCGGGCGGCACCTGGGCATCGCCCCGCCCGCGCCGGGCCCGGGCGGCCTGTTCCCCGGGGCGTGA
- the rpsJ gene encoding 30S ribosomal protein S10 — protein MTGGRIRIRMEAYDHIALDASAKEIVEHAKRTNAKVAGPVPLPTRVERYTVLRSPFIDKKSREQFEIRTHKRIIDIIDPNARTVEALNRLVVPAGVFVKIKA, from the coding sequence ATGACGGGCGGGCGAATCAGAATCCGGATGGAAGCGTACGACCACATCGCTTTGGACGCGTCGGCCAAGGAGATCGTGGAGCACGCGAAGCGCACGAACGCGAAGGTCGCGGGCCCGGTGCCCCTGCCGACGCGCGTGGAGCGCTACACCGTTCTGCGCTCTCCGTTCATCGACAAGAAGAGCCGCGAGCAGTTCGAGATCCGCACGCACAAGCGGATCATCGACATCATCGACCCCAACGCGCGGACGGTCGAGGCGTTGAACCGACTGGTCGTGCCGGCGGGCGTGTTCGTGAAGATCAAGGCGTAA